Within the Microbacterium terricola genome, the region CTCGCCGACATCCGTGACGGACTCGATCGGGTGCCCGAGATCAAGGTCCTCGCGGCGCGCGGACTGACCCTCACCGAGGTCGGCTACCCGGCCGACGACCAGCTGGCCGGGCGCGCCGAGCAGACGAGGGCACGGCGCGCGCTGACCGGCGACGAGTAGCCGCCGCATCCGCCCCTGCCCGCTATGTATTCGGCGAGAGTTCTCGAGTGGCCACGCTCGTCGTCCTAGGCTGGAGCCACGATGAAGGTCATCTCCTACAACCTCCGCAAGCACCGTGCCGCGGGCGAGCTCGCCCATCTCGTCGAGCTCCACGGGGCCGACGTGCTGTGCCTGCAGGAGTACGACACGTCGGACATCCCCGAGCACATCGGCGGCCTGCGGCTGGCCGAGGCCACTCAGCGCAACAGGCTCGGGCTCGCCGTCTACTACCGCGAGAACCTGTACCGCGCCGTCGAGGTGCGTTCGCTCGCGCTGAAGAAGTCGCTGCACGACCGGGTGCTCAAGCCCGCGGAGGAGCGCCTGCTGGGCGTGCGCCTGCACGACATCGACGAGAACCGCGACGTCATCGTGGCGTCGTTCCACGCGGCGCCGCTCACCGCGCTCAACTCACTCCGCCGGCATCAGATCCGGGCGGCGCTCGACGAGCTCGCGACGCTCGGCGACGGGCTGCCCGCCCTCATGGTCGGCGACTACAACTACCCCGTCTTCAAGGAGAAGCTCAGCGAGAAGGTGCGCGCGCACGGCTACGAGCTGAGCCTCAGCGACGCCCGCACGTACACGCGCTACCGCTTCTTCCGCGGGCACTACGACTTCGCGACCTCGTACGGGTTCCGGATCGACGGCATCACGACGCTGCCGCAGGGCCTGAGCGATCACCTGCCCATTCTGGTCAGCGCGTCCGTGTCGATGGATGCGGCCGCTCCGGCGGCCTGAACGCCCGCGTTCGCCAGGAGCGCCCCGCAGACAGCGAAAAGCCCCGGTCGTCGACCGGGGCTTTTCGGTGAGTTCAGATCAGATCAGATCGAGGCTCGCTGGCGCTGGCGGCGCACCGTGCCGGCGACCGCGATGCTCGCACCTGCGAGGACCAGGGCGCCGCCGCCGATCCACAGGCCGAGGAGCGCGTTGCCGTCGACGCCGGTTGCGCCGAGCTCGCCCGTGGCGACGCCCGTGCTCAGGATGACCGGGTCAGCGGCACCGGAGACCTCGCCGGTTGCCTGCAGCGTGTAGTCGCCCGAGGCGTTCGAGGGGAGCGTGACGGTCGCGCTGACCGCACCGCTCGCGTCTGCGTCCTTGGTGCCGAGGTCGGCGGTCACGACCGCGAACTTGACGAACGCGAGGGTTGCGCCGGACGCGTTCTCGCCGGTCAGGGTGAAGGAGACGCCCTCGTTCGGCTCGAAGCCGGTGAAGGGAACCGTCACGGTTCCGCCGGGAGCGACGGTGACACTGCCGTTGACAGTGGAGGACGGCGGGTAGCCCTCGTCGGTGGCGGCGTTCGCGACCATGGGCGTGGCGACGAGGGCGGCTGCGAGCAGAGTCGCCGCCGCGAAGGCCTTGAGCGAGTTCTTCATGGCATCCTGCTTTCGTTGGTGAGTCCATGGCTGCGGCCCGGCCGCTGCCTGGCGCATCCGGATTGACCGGAACCGACGTCGGGGGGACACTGCTTCTCTGCCAGTATCGGGGTTCGGCGACGTGTTGCGCAAATCTTGCGCGTTGCGATCTTGTAAACGATCGTCATGCGACCTCCCAGGACCCGCCCTCTAGACTGGCGAGCGGATCCAGGAGGCACCATGCGACAGCGTCACGCCCGCACTCTCGCGCTCGCGACGGCCGTCGCGGTCGGCGCCGCGGCGCTCACGGGGTGCGGTCCTGCGCCGTGGACGAACCCGGCCGGCTCTCCGACGCCCAGTGCGACCGAGACCGTCGCGCCCCCGGTATCGAACGACCTCTCCGGCGGCAGCACGGAGCGCGAGCTGACCGCGGGAGCGGTCGCCGCATCCGTCAACTACTGGTCGGAACTGTCCATGGACCGGTGGACGGCCAACGCGGTGAAGCCGATCAGTCTGTCGCTCGTCACGACCGTGACCCCGGACGACGGGCAGAAGGTGTACCTGCAGAAGGCGACCATGGTCGCGGTGCCGGCCAACGCGACCGAGACCTTCGACGCGCTGCCGCCCCAGACGGATTCCGCCACCGTCAATCCCGGGTACCTCGTGCTGGATCCGTACAGCTACTCGCAGACGTTCAACGTCGGCACGGTGCCCGCCGAGGCGACCTACGTGACGGTCCAGTTCACGTACGACTTCCTGGTGCAGACCGCGCCGAAGTCGAAGGAGTACGCCAAGCAGACCGCGACCGACACGCTCACGGTGGCGATCGCCGCCGGCTGACCTCAGGGTCGTCTCAAGATCGTCTGAAGAAACCGTCAAGGCATCCCGGATCGGCCCGAATCGCCTTCGACGGCCTGCTTACACTGCCGTCCGTGACCCCCGCATCCTCTTCCTCCCGTTCCTCGCGCCGTGCGCGCGCCGCCGTCGGTGCGGCCCTCGTCCTGGCGATGGCGCTGCCGACCGCCGGCTGCGCACAGGTCGGCGAGTTCATCGACGGCGTGCAGGCCGCTGCGGCCGAACCCGCGCCCACCCCGACGTCCACCGCGTCCGACGAGATCGCCTTCGACTCGCAGTTCAGCTATGACGGCTCGGTCGCGCTGTCGTCCGACGTCGCCGACGGGCTCGAGCTGCGGCTGGACGCGTGGGCCGCCGACCCGAAGCGGACCCACGAGTGGACTCCCACCGCGGAGAAGACGCTCGGCTTCGCGGTCAACGTCTACGACCACCGCGTCGACGAGAAGGCCGTCCTCACCCAGAAGCGCCGCGTCTACATCTCGCAGATCGCGATCACGTCGCAGACCGCGCAGACCTCAGGCCAGGTGTCCACGCCGTTCCGGTTCACGGCCGACCCGCGCACCCTGGTCCCCACCGACACGCTGCGCTCGAAGCGCGGCCTGCTCCTCAACAGCTACCAGGGCGGCCTCCTCGTGCCTGAGACCGCGATCCGCGAGCTGCCGGACGACACCGTCGGCATCACCCTGCAGTTCGCCCTGACGGTGTGGGTCGAGCAGGCGGCGGACGACGACGCGTCCTTCGAGCAGATCACGATCTACCAGGACCTGCCGATCGCGATCTTCGCGCCCGAGAACGAAGGCTGATCCTTCACCGTTCCTTGAGGTTCCCCTGACGCGAACCGGAGCCTTCCCGCAGGTCGGCGTCGCAGGATGGTCTCAGCGGAACACACCGCAGCACTACCCGAAGTCAGGATCCCTCCCCGTGTCAACGCCTCCCGCCTCCGAATCGGCCGACCAGCTCGAGCCGGCCGTCCCCGGCTTCGCCGACGACTTCTCGTCGGTGCTCGAGAACACGACAGGCCACCGCTCCACGATCGGCTGCGTCATCCCGGCCTACAACGAGGAGGAGTCGATCGCGGCGGTCATCCAGTCGCTGCTCGACCAGACCCGCGTGCCCGACGTGATCCACGTCGTCGTCAACAACACCTCCGACGCCACCGTGCGGATCGCCTCGGACTTCAGCGGCCCGCACGAGATCTCCACCGAGCTGGGCGAGCAGTTCACCGAGGTGTTCGTCCACGACATCGGCAAGAACCCCGACAAGAAGGTCGGCGCGCTCAACTACGGCTACGCGCTCGTCGAGGGCTACGACTACCTGCTCGGCGTCGACGGCGACACCATCGCCGGCCCGCGGGCCGTCGAGTACCTCGAGTCCGAGGCGGTCTCCGACACCCGCATCGGCGGCATCTCGGCGATCTACTCGATCGATGACCGCCCCATCAAGGGCTTCATCGGCAAGTTCCTCATCGCCGGCCAGCGCACGCAGTTCGCGGCGTTCAACATGCAGAACCTCCTCCGCGGCCGCAACATGGCGGTGCTCGGCGGGCAGTTCTCGATCTTCTCGACCACCGCCCTGCGCGAGGTCATGACCGCGAACCACCAGTCGACGCCGTGGGTGAAGGACAGCGAGGTCGAGGACTCCCTCCTGTCGCTCCAGATCAAGAGCGCCGGCTATCTCACGAAGATCAGCCCGTTCGCCCGCGCCGACGTCGGCGGCATGACGACCTTCCGCGGCTACGACGCGCAGCAGGTCAAGTGGACCTACGGCGCCATCGAGCTGATGTGGCCCGGCCAGCGCGGCGACACGAAGGGCCAGCCGTTCCACCCGAACCTGCGGCTGCGCTGGCTCGAGAATCTCGACATGCTCGTCAACCTCTTCGTGCGGTTCGCGTTCATCACCCTGCTCGCCGGCTCGCTGTCGATCAACGCGTTCGTGTTCTCGCCGTGGTGGCTCATCCCGTCGATCGCCGCCGTGCTGCTGAACCTGCGCATCGCGTTCACGATGAAGAACCGCCAGACGCGCGACGTGCTGTTCGCGGCCACCATCGTGCCCGCCGAGGTGTTCATGTGGATCCGGCTCAGCCACTTCGTGCGCTCGTGGACCCGATTCCTCTCGCGCAAGAAGGTCGACAACTGGGCGCTGCAGGCGAAGGCGGAGAAGGGCGGCGGATCGGCGCACTGGATGCCGTTCGTCATCCTCGCGGTCGTCATCGCCGCGGTGGCGTTCGTCTGGTCGCTGCTCGGCCCCGTGGTGCAGTCGACGATCCTGTGGATCGGCTGGCCGATCGTCGGTGCGGTCACCATCCTGCAGACGATCGCGATGCTCTTCCGTCTGCTGCGCCGCTACCAGGGCTACAAGGTCTGACGCTCGGGGGGAACCGCGTCAGAGAATGCCTCGGCCGTATCTTGGGGGACGGCCGAGGCATTCGTCTGTCTGCGCGCAGGCAGACGGACGGATGCTGATCGTCAGGCGCTCTGGACGAACTCCGAGGTGAGCCGGTACCCGACGCCGCGGACGGTCTCGATGTAGCGCGGGTTCGCCGGGTTGTCGCCGAGCTTGCGGCGCAGGTTCGTCATGTGCGCCTCGATGGCGCGCTTGTCGGCCTCGCCGACGAAGTAGCTGGTCACGTACGACTCGCCCCGCAGCACGAGCGTGAGGTCGGCCTTGCTGCGCACCCGGCGCTTGGACTCCATCAGCGTCGCGAGCAGGTCGAACTCCGTGCGGGTGAGATCGAGCTCGGCGCGCGCCATGAGCACGACACGGCTCTCGGGGTCGAGCACGAGGTCGCGGTGCGTCAGCGTGTGCGGGCCGAGGGTGATGGCCGAGCCGTTGCCGCCGGCGGCGGCGGCATCCGGTGCGGTCGTACCCGCCGCGGCGGGCGCGGCGACATCGGCCGCGTCGGGCATCGGGAGCGGCTCCGGAGCGAGCGGCTCGGGGGCGCGCACGAGCGGGATGCCGGCGGTGGCGGTGCGGACGCCGGGGAACGACGGGCCGACCTGGTCCTGACGGGGTGCCGCGGGGGCAGCCGCCGCGCCGAGGCGGGGGCGCCGGAGCAGAGCGTCGATCCGCGCGCGCAGCTCGCGCGGGCGGAACGGCTTGTTGATGTACTCGTCGGCGCCGGCGCCGAGGCCCAGCACGACGTCGGCCTCATCCTCGAGCCCGGTGAGCATGATGATGTAGGTGTCGCTCTGCGCACGGATGCGGCGGGCCGCCTCGAAGCCGTCGATGCCGGGCATGTTGACGTCGAGGGTCGTGATCAGCGGCTGGTACTGCGCGACGGCGCGTACGCCGTCGATGCCGTTGCCGACGGACACCGTGGAGAACCCCATCGCCTCGAGCACTTCCACGAGCAGGTGCCGGATGTCGGGGTCGTCCTCGACGATCACCGCCGTCCTGAGCTGCGCAGTGAAGTCAGTCATAGGGTGGGTCTCCGAAGGGGCTGGTATATCGGTGCCCATGCTACACAGGGCATGGTGCGGTCACCGTGCGTCACGCGTCAGGTCCACAGCCGCGTCGGGCCACCATCGGCCGGCGGCGGGGCCGCCGTTGCAGGGGCCGTCGCTCTCGCCCGGCGCCTTGATCCACAGGTTGGTGTCGACGACGTCGTCGCCGAACGTGCCGCCCGGCTCGCCGACGAGGCGTCCAGGCGGGTTGCACCACTCTCCGTCGCTGCCGGCGCCGCTGCGTGACGTGTCGATGAGCGCATGCCCCGCACCGAGCGCCGCGGCGAGCGCGTGCGCGTAGACGAACTCGTCGCCGGCGCTGTTGTAGTTCGAGACGTTGGTGGCGAAGCCGCGCACCTGGTCGATCAAGCCCGTCTGGGCGATGATGTCGGCCATGTCGGCGGCGCTGTGCCAGGTGGAGTGGCCCCCGTCGAGGTAGATCCACGGCTCGCTGGGCGAGAGCGCGGCGACGGCGGCGGTGAGCTGGCGGGTGCGGTCGTCGAGGTTGCCGCACTCGGGTGCGAGCGCGAGGCTGTCCGGCTCGAGCACGACGATGCGCTGCAGGTCGCGGGCGAGGGTGAGCGCCTCGCCGATCTCGGCGGTCCACGTGCCGTAGTCGTCCTCGTCGAGGCCGCCGGCGGAGTGGTTGCCGCAGTCGCGGCCGGGGAGGCCGTAGATGACGATCGCGAGCGCGGCGTTCTGCGCGCGGGCCTGCGCGGCGAGGTCGCCGACGGTGTCGCCCACCTCGCCGATCGGATCGCGCTCGGGGGTGAGCCAGGCTGCGGTCGGCTGTGCCGCCAGGTAGGCGGCGGCGTCGCGCTCCTCCGCCGTGGCGGACTCGTCGGCCGCGGCGATCGCCGCTCGTGAGCCCTCGACGACGACGATCTTCGTGCCCACTCCCGGCGCCTGCGCGAAGAGGCGGTGGAACGAGCTCACCGCGGCCACAGCCGCGACGGTGAGGCCGGCGACGACCACGACGACTCCGACGATGACGAGAGCGATGACGGCGCCCCGGGGGAGTCTGCGGCGCGGAGCGCCCCGGCCGGGAGGGACGGACGCGCTCGACGAGGACACAGGGGGACTCTATCGCCCGGTGGGCTGAGTCGTCCTGCGTGGGTCAGGCTGGTCAGCTGCGATCGCGGCGCGCGCGGCGTGCTGCCGTCAGCGCGATGATGGCGACGCCGGCCAGCACGAGCGCTCCGCCGCCGATCCAGACGCCGAGGAGGGCGGCGCTGTCGCCGCCGGTGCCGGCGAGGGGGTCGTCGGACGTGCCGACGGTGACGCTGGCGGTGCCGCCCGCGGACGACGACGAGATGGCCTCGATGTTGTAGACGCCGCTGGCCTCGGCGGGCAGCGTCACGGTGACCGGCTCGAGGGCGCCGTCGGCGGTGGCGGTGCGCGTGGTGCTGCCGGTGGACACGGCGAAGTGCACGAAGGCGAAGCTCGCGTCCTCGCCGTTCTCGCCCGTCAGCGTGACGGTGACGGTGTCGTCCGGGCCGAACGTGTCGCCGACGCAGCTGAACTCGACGGAGCCGCCGGCGGTGGTCGTGGTCGTGTCGACCGAGCAGGAGCCCGACGGCGGGTAGCGCAGCGAGGCGTTCGCGGCGGCGGGTGCGGACACCGCGGCAAGGCCGACGACCGTGCCGATGACGACGGCTCTGGCGAGCTGACGATTCATGGTGTGACCCCCCGCGGACTCCGGGCGGAGGCCTGCAACACGCCAGTTTACCCCGGGTCGCACGAGGATTTCACCGTGCTGGGAACCTCGGCGTCGATCGTGGGGGTGATCTCGGCGATCACGGCGGCCGCAGCGGGCTCGGGGGCCTGCACCCCGATGACGGCGGTGACGGATTCGCCGGGCGGGAGGTCGGAGCTGAAGGTCAGCACCTGGCGTCCGTCGTGGAAGCCGCCGCCGAAGCCGTTCGAGCCGGTGACCGTCGCGGTGGTCAGGTCGTATCCCTCAGGGAGGTAGATGTACGCGACGGTGCGGGCGGTGCCCTCCGGCTGCACGTAGGCACCGGCGCCGGTGATGTAGTCGGGCAGGGAGGTCGCCGCATCCTCCGGTGCCGTGTTCGTCAGCGTCAGGGTGAGCGTGGTCTGGCCGGTGGCGCGGCCGTCCGCGTCGAGCGTGCAGCTCTCCCAGCCGAGGGTCGTGTCGGCCGTGACGTAGTAGTCCATCTTCGAGCCGGTGCCGTCGTTGAGGTAGACGCCCATGCGCGCGGTCTGGCGGGTGGTCTCCGGCAGTCCGCCGGCGAGGGTCGTGCCGGTGAGGACGTCCTGGTCGTCGGCGATCGCGCTCCAGATGAGCAGGCGCCGCTCGTCGCCGGCACGGCCGAGGGCCTGCACGAGTGTCGCGGGATCGGCTGCCCCGGTCGAGAGCGCGTCGAACACGCTGGCGGCGGCGAGCGCGAAGAACTCGTCCTGGTCGGCCGGCTCCGGGTAGCGCTTGTACACGTCATTGAGCAGCAGCTGCACCGCGTTGTCGGCGGTGAGTACGTCGCCGGAGGTCAGGGTGATCGGACCCGTGGCCTCGAGCAGATAGGAGAGCGCCACCGGGTCCATCGCAATGACGCCGTCCACCTCGGTGCCCATCTCGCGGAGCCACATCTCGCGCGCGATCTGGCCCGACAGTGAGAAGTCAGGCAGCTGGGTCACATTGTGCATCCACTGTGCCGGGCGCGTGCCGTAGATCTTCGTCACCTCGTCGCTGAGCGGGATGACGGCCTCGGAGTATTTGGGGAAGTCGCCGGACGCGGATGCCTGCGCCGTCATCTCCATGGTGCCGTCGGACGTGTGGATCAGTGCCATCGCGCCAACCAGCCCGCCGAGCGAGCGCCACTCGGCGTTGTTCTGGAAGATGATCAGGTAGTCGCGGGGGCCGTCGGCCCCGAGCATCGGCGGCAGCAGCTCGGTGGCCCGGGCGAGGGCGTCGGTGGCCGTCGCGGACGAGTCGAGGAGGCCGGACACCTCGTCGACGGCGTCGCGCACCGGACCCAGCAGCAGGTTGCCGTCGAGATGCCCGACGGATGCTGCCGCCGCCGCGACGCTGTCGGCCCCGATCCGGGCGGGTTCCGCGATGGATTCGAACAGCGCCGTGTCGATGGCGCCGCCCGCCGGGCGGAAGTCGTCGAGCGAGAACGAGGAGGCCACGTCGGCCAGGGGCGGCAGCGCGGTCGTCGCGATGTCGTCGGCGGCCGCAGCGATCGTCGAGACGGCCTCGAGCTGCGGACCCAGCCACGGCACGCGCTCGGCGGCAGCCCAGATCGGGTCGGAGGTCAGGTCGTGCGCAGCGCCCGTGTCGGCGGCGAGGTCGTCGATCAGGCCGGCGGCGCTCGTCGGATCGCTGAGATCGTCGATCACGGCGTGCACGGTCGTCTCCGCGGCGCGGAGGTGGCCGTAGGCCGCGGCACCGCGGGTGCCGATCCACGCGAGCGCCGCGATGCTGCCGATGATCGCGGCACCGAGCAGGCTCGCGAAGACGATTCCTGCGATGCGCACCGGCTTCGGGAGGACGGGTTCGCTCACCGAACCACCCTATGCGCGGCTGCTGTGCGCTCTCTCACCGGCCGCCCGGCGCGGAGCCGGCGGTCTCGCGCTGCTGCTGGCCCTGCTGTTCGCGCTCCTGCTCGCGCTCCTGCTCCTTGCGCCAGGCGCGGCGGGTGAGCGGCTGCCGGTCGGAGTAGTACCGGCCGTTGTACTGATAGCCGTAGTACGCGGCGCCCGCGCCGCGCTTGGGCACCTTGTTCAGGACGACGCCGAGCACCCGGCCGTTGGCCTTGGCGATGTTGTCCAGTGCCTTCTGCAGCATCTCGTAGGTGGTGCGTCCGGCCGAGACCACCAGCAGCACGCCGTCTGCCGACGTGGAGAGCACCGCAGCATCCGTCACGGGGATCGTGGGCGGCGAATCGATGATCACGGTCGCGCCGGCGCCGAAGGTGCGCAGCAGCTCGCGCATGCGCTGCGAGCCGAGCACCTCGCTCGGGTTCGGCGGGATGCGGCCCGCGCTGAGCACGGACAGGTTGCCGGTGGCGCCGACGGGCTGCAGCACGTCGGCCAGCTTGGCGCGGCCGGCGAGCACGTCCGTGAGTCCGGCGCCCTCGGGGAGGCCGAACAGGCTCGAGACGACGGGGCGGCGCAGGTCGGCGTCGACCAGCACGACGCGCTGGCCGGCGGCCGCGAGGCTGAGGGCCAGGTTCGCCGACGTCGTCGACTTGCCGTCGCCGGGGAGCGGGCTGGAGACGACGATGATGCGCGGCGGGTTGTCGACGTCCATGAACTGCAGGTTGGTGCGCAGCTCGCGGAGGGCCTCGGTGCCCGCGGAGGAGTTCTGGTTCTGCGCGGGACCGTCGAAGGTGAGCAGCCGGCGCTCCTGGCTGAGCTCCTTCTCCAGGGGCAGGCTGCCGACGACGGCCGTGCCGGTCTCGCGCTCGATGTCGCGCGGGTTGCGCACGCGGCGGTCGAGCACGTGGCGGATGACGGCGTAGCCGATGCCGAGGGCGAGGCCGATGAGCGCGCCGAGCGCGATGTCGAGGCGGGTGTTCGGCGAGGAGGGGCTCGACGGCAGACGTGCGGAGTCGCCGGGGATGAGCGTGATCGCCGCGGAGCCGGCCGAGCCGTCGCCCTCGATCTGGTCGATCTCCGCGAGCATGCCGCGGGTCCACGACTCGGCGAGGTCACGGGCCTCCTCCGGGCTGCCGGCGGACGCCTTCACCTGGATGATGACGGTGTCGAGCGGGTTGCTGACGTCGACGCGGGTGACCAGCGCCTCCGGCGTCGTGTCCAGGCCGAGGTCGTCGATCGCGTACTCCGCGACCGAGCGCCACGAGCCGATGTCGACGTACGACGTCACCTTCGCGCGTGCCAGCTG harbors:
- a CDS encoding DUF4012 domain-containing protein; translation: MSEPVLPKPVRIAGIVFASLLGAAIIGSIAALAWIGTRGAAAYGHLRAAETTVHAVIDDLSDPTSAAGLIDDLAADTGAAHDLTSDPIWAAAERVPWLGPQLEAVSTIAAAADDIATTALPPLADVASSFSLDDFRPAGGAIDTALFESIAEPARIGADSVAAAAASVGHLDGNLLLGPVRDAVDEVSGLLDSSATATDALARATELLPPMLGADGPRDYLIIFQNNAEWRSLGGLVGAMALIHTSDGTMEMTAQASASGDFPKYSEAVIPLSDEVTKIYGTRPAQWMHNVTQLPDFSLSGQIAREMWLREMGTEVDGVIAMDPVALSYLLEATGPITLTSGDVLTADNAVQLLLNDVYKRYPEPADQDEFFALAAASVFDALSTGAADPATLVQALGRAGDERRLLIWSAIADDQDVLTGTTLAGGLPETTRQTARMGVYLNDGTGSKMDYYVTADTTLGWESCTLDADGRATGQTTLTLTLTNTAPEDAATSLPDYITGAGAYVQPEGTARTVAYIYLPEGYDLTTATVTGSNGFGGGFHDGRQVLTFSSDLPPGESVTAVIGVQAPEPAAAAVIAEITPTIDAEVPSTVKSSCDPG
- a CDS encoding cell wall protein, translating into MNRQLARAVVIGTVVGLAAVSAPAAANASLRYPPSGSCSVDTTTTTAGGSVEFSCVGDTFGPDDTVTVTLTGENGEDASFAFVHFAVSTGSTTRTATADGALEPVTVTLPAEASGVYNIEAISSSSAGGTASVTVGTSDDPLAGTGGDSAALLGVWIGGGALVLAGVAIIALTAARRARRDRS
- a CDS encoding fructose 1,6-bisphosphatase, with translation MTPASSSSRSSRRARAAVGAALVLAMALPTAGCAQVGEFIDGVQAAAAEPAPTPTSTASDEIAFDSQFSYDGSVALSSDVADGLELRLDAWAADPKRTHEWTPTAEKTLGFAVNVYDHRVDEKAVLTQKRRVYISQIAITSQTAQTSGQVSTPFRFTADPRTLVPTDTLRSKRGLLLNSYQGGLLVPETAIRELPDDTVGITLQFALTVWVEQAADDDASFEQITIYQDLPIAIFAPENEG
- a CDS encoding response regulator transcription factor codes for the protein MTDFTAQLRTAVIVEDDPDIRHLLVEVLEAMGFSTVSVGNGIDGVRAVAQYQPLITTLDVNMPGIDGFEAARRIRAQSDTYIIMLTGLEDEADVVLGLGAGADEYINKPFRPRELRARIDALLRRPRLGAAAAPAAPRQDQVGPSFPGVRTATAGIPLVRAPEPLAPEPLPMPDAADVAAPAAAGTTAPDAAAAGGNGSAITLGPHTLTHRDLVLDPESRVVLMARAELDLTRTEFDLLATLMESKRRVRSKADLTLVLRGESYVTSYFVGEADKRAIEAHMTNLRRKLGDNPANPRYIETVRGVGYRLTSEFVQSA
- a CDS encoding endonuclease/exonuclease/phosphatase family protein, whose amino-acid sequence is MKVISYNLRKHRAAGELAHLVELHGADVLCLQEYDTSDIPEHIGGLRLAEATQRNRLGLAVYYRENLYRAVEVRSLALKKSLHDRVLKPAEERLLGVRLHDIDENRDVIVASFHAAPLTALNSLRRHQIRAALDELATLGDGLPALMVGDYNYPVFKEKLSEKVRAHGYELSLSDARTYTRYRFFRGHYDFATSYGFRIDGITTLPQGLSDHLPILVSASVSMDAAAPAA
- a CDS encoding glycoside hydrolase family 6 protein, producing MSSSSASVPPGRGAPRRRLPRGAVIALVIVGVVVVVAGLTVAAVAAVSSFHRLFAQAPGVGTKIVVVEGSRAAIAAADESATAEERDAAAYLAAQPTAAWLTPERDPIGEVGDTVGDLAAQARAQNAALAIVIYGLPGRDCGNHSAGGLDEDDYGTWTAEIGEALTLARDLQRIVVLEPDSLALAPECGNLDDRTRQLTAAVAALSPSEPWIYLDGGHSTWHSAADMADIIAQTGLIDQVRGFATNVSNYNSAGDEFVYAHALAAALGAGHALIDTSRSGAGSDGEWCNPPGRLVGEPGGTFGDDVVDTNLWIKAPGESDGPCNGGPAAGRWWPDAAVDLTRDAR
- a CDS encoding polysaccharide biosynthesis tyrosine autokinase, producing the protein MELRDYLRILRAHWLGIVLLTVLGAAIAYGWSSLQPRVYTASASGYVASTTAGTDTGSSLVGDQLARAKVTSYVDIGSWRSVAEYAIDDLGLDTTPEALVTRVDVSNPLDTVIIQVKASAGSPEEARDLAESWTRGMLAEIDQIEGDGSAGSAAITLIPGDSARLPSSPSSPNTRLDIALGALIGLALGIGYAVIRHVLDRRVRNPRDIERETGTAVVGSLPLEKELSQERRLLTFDGPAQNQNSSAGTEALRELRTNLQFMDVDNPPRIIVVSSPLPGDGKSTTSANLALSLAAAGQRVVLVDADLRRPVVSSLFGLPEGAGLTDVLAGRAKLADVLQPVGATGNLSVLSAGRIPPNPSEVLGSQRMRELLRTFGAGATVIIDSPPTIPVTDAAVLSTSADGVLLVVSAGRTTYEMLQKALDNIAKANGRVLGVVLNKVPKRGAGAAYYGYQYNGRYYSDRQPLTRRAWRKEQEREQEREQQGQQQRETAGSAPGGR
- a CDS encoding glycosyltransferase family 2 protein translates to MSTPPASESADQLEPAVPGFADDFSSVLENTTGHRSTIGCVIPAYNEEESIAAVIQSLLDQTRVPDVIHVVVNNTSDATVRIASDFSGPHEISTELGEQFTEVFVHDIGKNPDKKVGALNYGYALVEGYDYLLGVDGDTIAGPRAVEYLESEAVSDTRIGGISAIYSIDDRPIKGFIGKFLIAGQRTQFAAFNMQNLLRGRNMAVLGGQFSIFSTTALREVMTANHQSTPWVKDSEVEDSLLSLQIKSAGYLTKISPFARADVGGMTTFRGYDAQQVKWTYGAIELMWPGQRGDTKGQPFHPNLRLRWLENLDMLVNLFVRFAFITLLAGSLSINAFVFSPWWLIPSIAAVLLNLRIAFTMKNRQTRDVLFAATIVPAEVFMWIRLSHFVRSWTRFLSRKKVDNWALQAKAEKGGGSAHWMPFVILAVVIAAVAFVWSLLGPVVQSTILWIGWPIVGAVTILQTIAMLFRLLRRYQGYKV